In the Arachis stenosperma cultivar V10309 chromosome 8, arast.V10309.gnm1.PFL2, whole genome shotgun sequence genome, aaaaaataacaaaagagatgCAATGAAACTAACATATATATCGAAATGGTAGTCAATTTGAAAAAAGTCTCTTATATGAGAAGATGGAGCCCTCATTTCATGTGACCTAGAATTCTCATGCTACCTGTGATGCCAACATCATCCAtcctttaataaattaaatagatagattaagaagagagaagagatatTTGATACATTTCCCCATTATACATATTCGTATTCATAGAGGTCTTAGAACAATTACACATAGCCAAAACCACTGTCTTCAATGAACTATGAAACTGCCACATACCCCTCTTTTGCATGCTCATCTCAAATGTTATGAAGCCACGCACCTATCCCCACACCACCATCCTTCTCActatttctctctcttctctctctctcccctcaaCTTCCCTATATAACTTGCCCCTTATTTTCCTCTTTATCAAACACATACAAACCCCATTATCATATTTGCACGCTCGCTtccttcctcttcctcctttcttttcCAAACACATACTATCATATAGGATACACAACAAAACTGTGGCCAAACGCCGAAATGAGTATCTGTTCCGATCAGCAGCACCATCACAAGTTTTACCCTTCTCAACAACTCCTTTCTCCTAAGAAGTCCCTCAGAGATATTGACGTTCCACCAAGGAAGCTCCTCACCCGTCGAGCCGCCGCCGTCGACGCCGGTGAAATTTTCTCCGACGACACGCTTTTTCAGAAATTCCTCCCTTGCAACAACCCTGCTGACGATTCTGGCTCTGACGGCGACGACCCTTACTCGTCCGACCACTTCCGGATGTATGAGTTCAAGGTCCGCCGTTGCACTCGCAGCCGGAGCCATGACTGGACTGACTGCCCTTTCGCCCACCCCGGCGAAAAGGCCCGCCGTCGCGACCCGCGTCGGTATCACTACTCTGGAACGGTCTGTCCGGAATACCGGCGCGGCGCGTGCAGCCGTGGTGACGGCTGCGAGTTTGCACACGGTGTCTTTGAATGCTGGCTCCACCCTGCAAGGTACAGAACCGAAGCATGCAAAGATGGAAAGAACTGCAAGAGGAAAGTCTGCTTTTTCGCGCACACTCCGAAACAACTGAGGATCCTTCCGGTTACAATGAGTACTTCGAATGACATCTCTCCATGCAAGAAGAACAAGCTTTTCCTGAACCCTTCGTCAGGTTCTTCTAGTAACAATAGCTGCTGTTTGTTCTGTCACCACTGTGccggtggtggtggtggtggtggtggtgctgcTGTTAATTCTCCAACTTCAACGCTTTTAGGCATGTCCCGTTTTTCGCCGCCGCTCTCACCATCGTCCTCCGCCACGTCTCCGCCGGTTTCTCCGATTAGTAGGCTGTCCCGCTACGGTGCGTGTCGTGGTGGCGGTGGTGGTGGTGCCAGTAACTTGAGTTACAAGGACGTGGTTAATGAATTGATGAGTTCTTTGGAGGGTTTGAGTTTTAGCGACGCTTTGAATTATAGCGACGTTTCAGGTGTTTCTGCTGCAAAAGTAGCAACTAACATGCCGTGGGTTGATGTTCCTCTTAGTTGTGAGGATCAGCAAGAGTTTATTTTTTCTCCGTCTTCTCCAATGATGATGACCCCAACAAGAAACTGTGATGATGATGGGAAATTTTCGAGGTTTTTTATTGGCAACGAAAACAGGGTGGTTGCTCATAAATCTAATTCCGATGCTAATAtttctaatgatattaatgGTGCGAATAATTGCCCAGCTCCTGATCTCGGATGGGTGAATGATCTTCTGATGTAGAagttgaagatgatgatgatgagggaGTTAAGAAAATGGTCAGGATGATTAGCAAGTGTAAATACTATGGCGTCTATTGTTAATTATTGTTTTCTAAGTATTGTTTTGTTTCATTGCTTTCTGAATTTGTTGCCAAGTTTGCAACTATTCTGTAATTTGTGCatttgaatttataatttaatttcatCTTGTTTTTGCCTTATTATGTATAAAGGAGTGTGCTTTGATTATTCATGTTCTTTTGGTTCGttctcttcatttttttttctgaaataattttATTCTGACGTGTGACGTATTCAATTGGCCTTATCTGATTTAGTAGCGGTACCAACTATTAACGTGGGGAACTAACCCTAAATTGGAGAAAAGCTAATTCTATGGGATGAGGAATCAGATCAGTATGATATTTTGTTTTCTGTTAGCTCTTGCAGGTAAAGAAAGAAGATTCGTACACATGGCAAGCATGCAAGCCATGTCGTGGATAAGATAAATATTagattttgttttgttttcctCTTTGGGTAAATAGATTATCTTGGTAGTCTTTTATAGCACCTTGAATATTTCATCTCTATTAGACATAGAAAAGCGTTGACAAGGATGATGATGAGGTAGGTACCAAAAATGGCGAGtaatttgaaaattatgagAGAGATAAATAAGATGACGGAGTAAATTGCAATTTAAACGTCGCTGCCATGCTAGCTTAGTAGAGAATCTTGGAAAACAATGGAAGCCAGAAAAGCTATCTGACCTGGCACGCCTGtcattttactttttattttttgagtaAAGTAAATGGACAAGCgaaatatatatatcatttttcTTCACCCATGGATCTTGCGCAGCCATCTTCTGATTTGAAtcgaattaaaactaaaatgtACTAGCTAGCTAGCAAACGTAGTATATATTTAGTAATCATGTTCATAAGTTAATAATTTCCCGGTAACATGAAGAGCCATAGTTCAAGTCTCTATCAAATACCGTGGGAAATCTAATCGCTGGAATgtttaatataattttgttttttgtagttaatataatttaatgAGTTTTACTAATTTATGTCTTAAGAATAAGAATAGCAGaacttatttttataaaaattgttaaaaaataaacgctctattcttatttttataaaaattgttgaaaaataaacgcttttatatttttaattgtggaatacattaaaaatattaaaaaatgttagatgtacataaaaataatcattaaaattagttattagtataaaatatatattaaaaataaattaaattatatatatttatataaaaatatataatgattaattttagtgtgtaaataaattttttaattattattatatttttaaaatataacgGACAAAGTTAactaaatcctaatttaatttaatgttGAAATCAATTCGAGTAGTCATTTGTTGCCAGTTTCAATTTTTCACGGTTTTGGAGAAGTGCTACTGGTAGTTATTGGCAACTCATGGTTGCCGGTTTGTGACCATCTGGGTTACCTATTGATGGTAGCTGCCATAATAACCTCACAAAATGATGTAGACAACAGAATGGCATCCACTATAACAATCACCAAGTTTTGGAGTCGTGTCTATTAACCCCTTCCTCTTTCACTTTCACTCTTTGTCTTTTCCTTGTTAGAAGGAAATAAACAGAGGATACACTGAGTGACGAGGAGCCCATACTTTCATGCTTGTGATTTTGTTCAACATTGGTTGGGTACAGAGAACTACCGACACATGTGAATGGTACGTTTTTTGGTGATAGGCCGATTTACTTTATCTTTCTGCATGCACAACGCAAATTTGCCGCTGAAAGATTCTCAATGCTCGCCATGCATTGCGTGCACCTTCATGCATTTATATCTCAATCATGCTACCTTTACATGCAGTTTGAAGCTTAGTTCAGCTGTGCGCTGGGTTATTCCATCTGCAGATTCCTACGTATGTTAAACACTGGTCCATGGAAGAACACTGACACATTATAATCAGAGTTGAAAAACAGTCTTACATCAAAGTAACTTACATGGTAAAGGAAAAAGTTGAGCCAATTACATCTTTAAGGAAATAGTTCTTgataaaataaaacagaaaaatagaaaataaaatcaagaaATGAAAATACCGATTCGTATGAACAATTATCTAGTGGCACTATATAGGAATCTTGTTAACAAAATTATATTCTCAAGAACTAGTTAAGTCACCAAATATGAAAATGCAATAAAACATAATCATGAGTAAA is a window encoding:
- the LOC130946308 gene encoding zinc finger CCCH domain-containing protein 2-like; amino-acid sequence: MSICSDQQHHHKFYPSQQLLSPKKSLRDIDVPPRKLLTRRAAAVDAGEIFSDDTLFQKFLPCNNPADDSGSDGDDPYSSDHFRMYEFKVRRCTRSRSHDWTDCPFAHPGEKARRRDPRRYHYSGTVCPEYRRGACSRGDGCEFAHGVFECWLHPARYRTEACKDGKNCKRKVCFFAHTPKQLRILPVTMSTSNDISPCKKNKLFLNPSSGSSSNNSCCLFCHHCAGGGGGGGGAAVNSPTSTLLGMSRFSPPLSPSSSATSPPVSPISRLSRYGACRGGGGGGASNLSYKDVVNELMSSLEGLSFSDALNYSDVSGVSAAKVATNMPWVDVPLSCEDQQEFIFSPSSPMMMTPTRNCDDDGKFSRFFIGNENRVVAHKSNSDANISNDINGANNCPAPDLGWVNDLLM